In Arcobacter ellisii, a genomic segment contains:
- a CDS encoding molybdopterin synthase catalytic subunit: protein MENRKEFLELFDGSLPVEQITNKWYEKYKNSNFGAIITFVGVVRDENQIEGLSFDIYEPILNNWFDKWQEKAKEKNAIVLMAHSRGNVFNHESSYIAAVCSPKRRVALELIDEFVEDFKAQAPIWKYDIINGQRVYAKDRSTAIKGAGLLS from the coding sequence ATGGAAAATAGAAAAGAGTTTTTAGAACTTTTTGATGGAAGTCTACCTGTCGAACAAATTACTAATAAATGGTATGAAAAATATAAAAACTCAAATTTTGGGGCGATTATAACTTTTGTTGGAGTTGTAAGAGATGAAAACCAAATTGAGGGATTAAGTTTTGATATTTATGAACCAATTTTAAATAATTGGTTCGATAAATGGCAAGAAAAAGCAAAAGAAAAAAATGCAATTGTTTTAATGGCTCACAGTCGTGGTAATGTTTTTAATCATGAAAGTTCATATATTGCTGCTGTTTGTAGTCCAAAAAGAAGAGTTGCTTTAGAGCTTATTGATGAGTTTGTAGAAGATTTCAAAGCACAAGCACCAATTTGGAAATATGATATTATCAATGGTCAAAGAGTGTATGCAAAAGATAGAAGTACAGCTATTAAAGGTGCTGGCTTATTGTCTTGA